AGATCCTCGCCAACCGGTTGCGCCCCAACCAAAGCATCCGGGAGCCGGAGATCGCGGCGACGTTGGGCATCAGCCGCTCGCCCGTGCGGGAGGCGCTGCGCATCCTCGAGCGGGACGGTCTGGTGGTCTACCGGCAAGGACGCGGCACTTTCGTGGCCGACGTTACTCCGGAGGACGCGGACGAGCTTTACCTGATCCACGGGCACCTCATGGGGCTGGCGGTCAAGTTGGCGTGCCAGAAGATGACGGACGAGGACGTGACCGAACTGGAAGCGCTGGTTGCCGGGCTGGCCGCGGCGGCCGAGGAGGATGACCGGTCCGGCTTCCTTGCGGTCCGAAGCCGGGTCGAGCGTTTCATCGCCAGCAGGTCCCTGTCGCCCCGGCTGGCGCGCCTGATCGAGACCATGGGCTACCCCTGTGCGAGGTATCGGTCCTTCCACGTGGCGGTGCCCGGCTACATGAGCCACGTGGCGGAAGCCTACCGCGGCATCTGCATGGCCTTCCGCTCCAAGGACGAGGCAAGCGCGGAACAGTTGCGCGTCGACATCATCGACCTGGGACGGAGCCTGCTGCAGCGCTATTTCTTCGAGCCCTTGCAAGGCCGGGCGGAGCCGCCGGCCGCCGGTTCCCCGCGCGGGCCGTACGACGGCGACGCGGACGTGAAGGAGAGGGCGCGGAATGGATGAGGCCGCGCTCTTCGCCGCGCGCCGCCTCCTGGTTTACGTGGAGGACCTGGAGGCGGCCGCCGACTACTACGGCAACGTGCTGGGGTTTGTCCGCCAGGGAGGGGTCGCGGGCGTGAACCATGAATTCTCCACTTCCGGGCCGCCGCTGGTCCTGCACGAAGGCGGCCGTGCGGCGCGCGAGCCTCGCGGCCGGGTCGGCTTCGTCCCCAGTTTCCAGGTGGCCGACGGGATCTCCGACCTGATCGAGACCTACAGGCAGCGAGGGGTCTCCATCGTTCACGAGGTGCTGGAGGTTTCGCACGGGTGGATCGCCTTCATCGCGGACCTGGAGGGCAACGTGATCCAGATCTACCAGGCCAAGGACAGCACACTAGAGCACGGTTAGAGGATTCGATGTCGTCCCTGCTGCTTCAGATCCCCGACGTTTGCTGGACCCGGGCCTTGCTCGACGGGAGCGTCCAGGTGGATGGTTTCCCCGTCGAGTGGGAGCCCGCGGTGTTCGACGCGAGAACGTCGAGGCGGTTGCGCGGCGAGGTGGAGGAACAGTACGTCGGCACCGAGCAGGTCATCCCCGATTTCCTCGTCCGGCTTTCCAAGGGGCTGGAACAGAGCTTGGTGGCCCTCCCGGTCTTCGTGACCCGGGGCATGGTTCACCGGAAGCTCGTCATGCGGCGCGGCCTGGCGCCGGCGGACCTTCGCGGCCGTAGGGTCGGCATGGGGCGGGTGCTGGGGGCCACCAGCGTGTTCGTCCGGGGCTTGCTGGCCGACGACTTCGGCGTCGAGCGGAAGGACGTGCGCTGGGTGGCGGCCGAGCCCGTCGAAAGCGATGGGGCCATGGGTGGTGAGTGGGACTGCCTGTCCGAGCGGGGCCGGTTCAAGTCCTCGGAGCTTCTGCCCCGGCTTGCCTCCGGTGACCTGGACGCGGTCATCTATCCCGGCGGCGCGGGCGGCCACTGGTT
Above is a window of Deltaproteobacteria bacterium DNA encoding:
- a CDS encoding GntR family transcriptional regulator — its product is MSSSRNNLVQKALDHLTGEILANRLRPNQSIREPEIAATLGISRSPVREALRILERDGLVVYRQGRGTFVADVTPEDADELYLIHGHLMGLAVKLACQKMTDEDVTELEALVAGLAAAAEEDDRSGFLAVRSRVERFIASRSLSPRLARLIETMGYPCARYRSFHVAVPGYMSHVAEAYRGICMAFRSKDEASAEQLRVDIIDLGRSLLQRYFFEPLQGRAEPPAAGSPRGPYDGDADVKERARNG